The genomic interval CAGCGGTGATGGGCAGTCGGTCAGGACCCGGAGCAAGCCATGGTCGCAAGAGGACCTGGAGGACGGGGCGAGAAAACGAACAGGCCCGACGGTGCCGTACGTGCCCGGCGAGGCGGACACCTCGTACCTGCTCAACGTCGGCGCCGCCGACTAAATCGGCGTACCCCTGGAGAAGATCCAGGGCACCCTTGTCGCCATCGCCCCCGTCGTCGGCAGCGCCCGCGTGGTGGCAGGTCGTCCTGCCGTTCCTCGGTGTGTTCGTCTACGTCCTGGCCCGTGGCAAGGGCAGCGGCATCAGCTGCCGAGCTTTCGGCGATCCGCGCCGAGGGCGACATCAACGAGGCCGAGTTCCAGCAGGCCAAGGAGAAGACCCTCCGGGTGCTGTCTGTGCCTCGTCAGGCGGCCTCCGTCGGCAGCCTTCCCGCGCTGATGGCGTCGACGAGCGCCTGGTGATCCCGTTCGTTCTGGTCGGCGTAGCGCTCGGCGAACGTGACCAGCGCCCGGTCGAAGGAGTCGCCGCCGCCCAGGTACGCGGCGATGGCGATGCGGTCGCCGGACCTGGCGTGAGCGCGGGCCAGGGTCACCCCGCACAGAGCGCCGAACGTACGCATGCCCCGCGGCACCATGTCCTCGGCCACGGCGACCCACTTCCAGTCCCGCAGCTGCCGTACGTAGAAGTCGCGGCGTCGGCCGTCGAGCCCTTCGACCCGTTCCCAGCCCAGGAAGATGTCGCTGGTGGCCTGCATCAGCCGCTGCCCGGACACGACCCTCTCGCCCTGGGTCGGGTACGCGGTGGGCCCGACGTGCGCTGCCAGCACCGACTCGTCGGCCTCCTTCGCCTGGAGGAACAGGGGGTCCTCGTCGTCCCGCCCCAGCAGGAGCACGATCCAGCAGCGCGTGCCGACACTGCCGACCCCGACGACCTTGCGCGCCATGTCGGCCACCCGGTACTGGTCCAGCAGGAACCGCCGGTCCGATTGCAGGGTCTTGCCGTAACGCTCGATCAACCGGGTTATCTGCTGCTCGAGCTGGCCGCGCCGCTCGTCCGGCAGCAGGTCCTCGAGGCGGGTGATGAGCGGCGGATCAGGGGTGATACGGCGCTTGCCGTCGACGACGACCGTGAGTTTGTCGAAGACCTGGAGGGTGTCGTGCGAACGCGCCTTGGCCAGGGCCTGCGTCCAGCGGTCACGGCCCCGCGCGGAGACGTCCTCACCGAACCGCTCCTCCACCCACTTCTCGTCGAACTGGGCGTACCAGACGGCCAGGTTGCCCATTCCGGCGAAGGCGCGCATGTTCTCGCGGTAGGAGCGCACGGTGGCCCGTACGATCGCGGCCCGCTCCTTGGTGCTGAAGCCGTTCGCCCGGCCGGCGATGACGAAACTGGCGGCCAGGCGTTTGACGTCCCACTCCCAGGGGCCCGGCAGCGTCTCGTCGAAGTCGTTGATGTCGAACATGAGGCGACGCTCGGGTGAGGCCAGCAGCCGGAAGTTCAACATGTGCGCGTCGCCGCACAGTTGGGTCCTGAAACCCGTCCTCGGCGTCTCCGCGAGATCCGACGCCATGATGGCGGCTGCTCCACGGTAGAACCGGAACGGTGACTCGGACATCCGCCCGTAGCGGACCGGTACGAGCTCGGGCAGCCGCGTCGCCGACTGCTCCCCGATGATCTCCAGCGGGTCCGGTCGTTTGGGCCCCGGAGCGAACTCGGCGTGGCTGGAGCGTGGGACGGCGGCCCGCGCCGCCTTGCCCAGCGCGGCCCGCTCCTGCGGGGTGCGGTGCCGCAACTCGCGGCCGTCCAGGTGGTTCTCTGTCATGACAGCGGCTCCCGGGGATGGCCGCCTCCGCGCCTACGGGGACGACGGGCAGTCAGTTGTGGGATGCCCGCTCCGAAGTGCCCGCCGACCGCGTGCCGTGTGGTGGCCGGAACCGCGGCCGGCGCAACCGGGCACCGTTCTCGGAGCGTGCGACCAGCGCAACCGGGCACCGGCTTCGGAGCGTGCTCCGTCCTCGCCGTGCTCGCGGTCCTTGTGCTCGCGGTCCTTGTGCTCGCGGTCCTTGTGCTCGCGGTCCTTGTGCTCGCGGTCCTTGTGCCTGCGGTCCTTGTGCCTGCGGGACGGCCGGTTCACGGGCTTCCGCATTCAACGTATCCCCTGAGGAGGCACCCGGCGAGCCGAGTCAGGGGCGGCTGGACACCCGACGAGCCCAGTCAGTGCGCGGCTGCGGCCCCCGCGTCCGCGCCGGAGGACCGGGTGGAACCGTCGTGATCCAGGAACTCGCGGATCGCGAAGGCCGCCAACGTGATCACCGCCGTCCACACCACGACCGCCGTGGTGGGGTAGGTCCAGGTGAACAGGACGATCGCCGCCACCACCAGGATGACCACTCCGATCCAGCGCTTGAAGCGATGGACGAACCGGCCGACCGCCCCGAGCCGAAGGCCCGCCGAGGTTGTCACCTCGCGCAGCGCGCCGATGCTCCTGCGGCAGCCCGTGCGCGTGACGACGGCGATCCGGGACGGGCCGGCGAGGAAGGCGCCGACAGCGGTGAACAGGGCGACCGCGGCGAGGGCACGGATACCGGCCCGCAGGAACTTGACCAGGGCGTCGTACACGGATCCCGCGGCGGCCTCGGAGACGCCGGACGGCAGATGATTGAGGTAGACGTCGCGGAAAACGGTGAGGCCGATGCCGAGGATCAGCATGGCGGCGAACACCGCCAGGGCAGCCCCGATCAGCGCGTGCCGACGGTTGAACGCCACGTACACCCCCGCGGCCGCGATCAGCAGTGCGATGACGGGCAGCCAGCCGCCGAGGATCTCGAGCACTCTCACATAGGTCCTGATCTTGCCGATGTCCTTCGACGCGAACACCACGAAGTTCGTGTGGACGGCCGGGATCTTGGCTGCGGGCGTGAAGCCGGCGGCGACCAGCTGGTCCTTGACCTCGGCGACGATCGGACCCAGGTCGACGACGACCTGGTTGTTCTCCACCTTGACCGTGCCGTCCGCCTCGCCGGTCAGGGCCTTGTCCAGCGCCGCGTGCGCCCTGCGGTTGCCGTTCACCCAGACCGTCTCGAAGGCACTGCTGGTGACCACCCGCTCCACCGTGCCGCTGACCAGCTGCTTGAGGCCGCTCTCGATCGGGCCGTCCAGATTGCCCAGCAGCTTGGCCGCCTGCGGCGGAACACCCTTCGCCGAGGCCGCGTCCGTGAGCTGTTGCACCAGCGCGTCCACGTCGATCTGGGCCAGTACGGCGGCGCTGATCCGGTTGGTGGCCGCCTTCTGCACATCCGGGTCACTGGCCAGCGGGCCGACGGTCGCCACGTAGCGGTCCGTGTCCTGCACGATGCTGTTCGCCCACACCGCGACTACGGACAGCATCGCCAGCAGCGCGGCGAGCAGGATCAGCACGACCGAGCCGAGCGAACGGAACGGGTGGTGCCGCGGCGCGCGGGGCGGCCCGGCGCTCTCCAGGGCGTGGACCCGCTGGCGCAGTTCGGCCAGTTCACCGCGCTCTTTGGCCGAGAGCTGTTCGTCACCGCTAGCACTCATGGTGACCAGCACAGATGCCCGCCGTGGAGCGCGCCACCCGGGTGAACCGGGCGGGTGAAGGGCGCACCGAGGTGCGAGGGCCACGCTCCGGTCTGCAAGTGGGACAGGGGAGCTCCGAGGGTGGCAGCCACGCGAGGGAAAACAGCCACGAGCACCAGAGGTGACACCGTGAGCGACGAATTCGAAGACGTGGGCACCATCGTCTATCTGGTCGTCGTCGAGTTCCCCGGTAAGTGCCCGTCCCTGATCCCTGCCGAGAGGTGTGTCGTCATCCGTAGCCTTGCGTGGTGGCCGGAGTCGGCGGCAGACGGCTCGGGCGGATCTGCCCGCACGAGGTGGCCGGCTGAGGCCGGATACCGTGCGGTGCGAAGTGGATTGCTGGGTCGGGACGCCGCTCGGATGCGGTGTATGGCTCGCCGCGATGCCGTACGAGGGCCTGGCGCGAAACGGCGGTCGGCGGTCGCGGAAGGGTCACCCTGCCGGCTGCGCGAACGCCTCACCAACATCTTCTGAAGCTGCATCAACTACCTTGCCGTAAGCCTTGTTTGGCTGGCATCCAGAGATCCACTCATCGTCCTGCCCCAGCGCTGGGTGGAGGGTAGGGCACAAGAGGGCCGTGGAATGCCGGGGACGTTACGGAAGTTGATCACAGCATGACTCAAGGACCAGCGCCTCGCTCCCTGTCCAACGAAGCCCTCTCCGATCTGCTCGCCAGGCAGCAGTTCGGGACCCTCGCCACTGTCAAGCAAAGTGGCCATCCACACCTGACCACAATGCTCTACAGCTGGGACCCCGAGGCCCGCATCGTGAGGCTGTCCACCACGGCCGACCGCATCAAGGTCAAGCACTTGCAGCGCAACCCGCGCGCGGCGCTGCATGTGCAGGGTGACGACGTCTGGTCGTTCGCCGTCGCCGAGGGCACGGCGGAGGCTTCCGAGCTCACTACGGTTCCAGGCGACGCGGTCGGGCGGGAACTGCTCGCGATGATCCCGACGGCCGCGAAGCCGGAGGACGAAGATGCGTTCCTCAACCAGTTGGTCGCCGAGCGCAGGATCGTCATTCGGTTGAGGGTGGAGCGGCTATACGGGACGGCCTTGGATATCAACGGCTAGGAGGCGACCCTGCTCGTCATAGCCATTCGTTGATGGCTGCAACCAGCACGGTCGCGTGGTAGCGGAGCCTGTTCCAATGCCGGTGCCGGTGCCGGTGCCGGTGCGCACGGCGTGCAACAAGTGGCCGCAGTTCGCGACCTCCCCCGGTTCTCGACCGTGGTACGCGCCGCCGACCAGCTCCGACCCACCGTGACCGCCCCGACCATCGGTTACGGGCAAGGCTCGGCGCGCCGCAAGACACAGCTCCATCGCGGCGCAGCACCTGCTGGCCCACCTCAGAAGGAGATCCCCGACACGCCCCCACGTGGGCGTCTCCGCCGAAGCACCTGAACTCCCCGTCGCCGTGACGTGACGCGATGAGACGAGACGAGAATTATGTCGAGTGGGCCGCGCAGAGCCGCGGATCTGTCTTCTCCTCGCGTTCGGTCAGAACCTGGAACAGGAGCTCACCGACCCGGCGGGCCAGCTCCATGCAGCCCAACTCGTTTGGGCCGAGGAGATCGACGCGCCCGTATCGTGCGGTGGTCGTGGCAAGGAAAGCCACCCCGGCACCGGCAGCAGCGGCCGGATGGCAGCCCATTCCACATCTCCGCGAGTCCCGCTCATGGTCATACGCTTCCCATGCTTCCCATGCTTCCCCTGACCTGTGCCTTTCGTGCTCGCCATGACGAGGTGGCCCTGCTGACGTCCGGAGGTTTCGCGTCCGCCTTCTCCGGAGAGGGCATCGAGGCCCTGCCGCAGGCCGTGAACTCGGTGAGCTGACGGAGAGGGTGATCGCCCGTACCGGCGCTGTGACGAAGCCCTACCAGGGTGGCGCTGTCAGGTGAGGGCGCGCAGGAGGCGGCTGCCACGACAGTCGCACACTCAGCGATCGCAGGCACGCACGCCGTCTGGCGCCAATCCATTCACATCCCACAGTTCTCAATATCAGAACCAACATCTGTTGGATTTCTAGATCGGCCATTTCTAGAGTGAGCACGCGACGTCACAGTGCACCGCGCACTCGCCAAGGCGTCCGGGAGGAGGAAACTCGTGCAGCATCGCATCCTCAGCGACCCGACCGTCTCCGCGATCGGCCCCGGCCGCCGACTTGGCGTCGACGCGGTCGATTGGCCCACACATTGCTCGGCGGTCGGCTCGTGTCGGTGCGGGACCAGTTCTCGCCCGCCTTCCTCTCCAGCCGGCGAGAACTCGAGCACTGCACCAAGCTCGACCTCGCCTTCCTCCCCTGGCGCCCGCTCGACGGTATCGCGAACGCGATGGGCCTCGCGGAACGTCACCGCGCGATCCAGCAGGCCGCCGACGAGACTGGCACCAGTGTCACCGGTGTCCACCGAGTAACGCACGCCCGGGAGCTCGCGCTCGCGCCCGTCGCCGCCCCGCCCCCCAGTCACAGCGAAAGAGTCACATGAAGACCTTCATCCTGCCCGGCACCGACATGGTGGTTCCCAACGTCGTCCTTGGGCTGATGCGTATCCAGGACATGACCGACGACGCGGTGCGCACGCTCGTGAACACTGCGCGCGACACCGGCATCACGTTCCTCGATCACGCCGACGTGTACGGCTCGGACGACCACGGTTGCGAGCGTCGGTTCGCTGAAGCCATGAAACTCAGCTCGTCGGAGCGTGAGCAGTTCGTCATTCAGTCGAAGGCCGGCATCGTCAAAGACGGGCCGTACTTCGACTTCTCTCATCACCACATCATCGAGTCGGTGAACGGTTCCCTCCAGGCACTGGGCACGGACTATCTCGACATCCTGCTGCTGCACCGTCCCGACGCTCTCGTCGAGCCGGAGGAGGTGGCCCGCGCCTTCGACGAGCTGTCGGCGGCCGGCAAAGTACGTGCCTTCGGCGTCTCCAACCAGACCCCCCGACAACTCGATCTGCTGCGCAAGCACGTGACGCAACCCATCGTGGCGAACCAGCTTCAGCTTTCGATCACTCACGCCCCGATGATCGCGCAGGGCGTCGCCGCGAATATGCAGGACCTCGATCAGTCGGTCGTACGAGACGACGGAATTGTCGACTACTGTCGCCTGCACGACATCACCATTCAGGCGTGGTCGCCTTTCCAGGCCGGATTCTTCGACGGCCCGTTCCTCGGTTCCGAACGCTTCCCCGAGTTGAACGCAGTGATTGACCGGCTCAGCGACAAATACAGTGTGCCGGCCGAGGCGATCGCGGTCGCCTGGATCACCCGTCATCCCGCGCAGATGCAGGTCGTGCTCGGCACGACCACGCCGGAACGCGTCACGGCCGCCGCACTCGGTTCCGACATCCCGCTCACCCGATCCGAGTGGTACGAACTGTTCCGCGCGGCCGGATACAAAGTGCCCTAGCCTCTGCCCCTTCCTGATGACCTTTCCGTTCGGTTGTCACGCCTGACAACACCGGATCCCCGCGTCGACGCCGTGGCCATGAGTGGCCCTGTGATTTCGTGGGGCTCCGGTGCACTTCTCGTGACCCGGTCCCCTTCTCTACGGCTCCTGGCCGGCCGCGCGGCCGCGCCACTGCGTCATGCGAGCGCGAGGGTGGGCGAATGACGCAGGCCTCCGTCGGCGCAACCTCCCGCCGGTTCGGCAGTCTTAGTTCACGGGGTGCGCATGACGACGGAACATCAGGTTGCCTTCTTCCTGAGGGAGCTGGAGACGGGCGACACCTGGCGACGTGCGGCAGCGGCGAAGGGGCTCGGCAAAACGGGAGCCGCCGAGCACGCGGTGGTGCTCGTCCGGGCGGCCACCGACCCCGCGCCCGAGGTGCGGGAAGGCGCGGCGGTGGGCCTGGGCAGGCTGGGGGTCTCCGCGGGCCTGGCGGAGACCCTGTCCACGCTGATGGACGACGACGATCCGTGGGTACGCAGGAAAGCCTCTCTGGCGTCCATCCGGCTCGGGCTGCGCGATCGCGAGGTCGTCAACGCCTATGGACGACTGCTCGGCGATCCGGACTATCACCTGCGCATCAACGCCTTGGAGGCGTTGCGAGAGCTGGGCGTGCCCGGTGATGGTCCCGCGCTCGTACGACTGATGGGTGATCCGATACCTGGCGTCCGGGATCGGGCGCACGCCATGGTCTTGGAGTTCAGGGAGGCCCCGGACATCGAGGCGGAGGTGGTCCGGACGGCTCTGTGTGGCGAGGACGATGCCCGCGTGCTCGCCCTGTGGATGCTGCCGGACCAGCACGTCGACCGGCTGCTGCCGTCGCTGCTGAAGGATCTGACCGGCGGCCCCTCCACCGAGGTGCGCTGCGCCGTGGTTTTCCGACTGACACGCGTGAAGCGCCCAGAGGTGCGAGACGCGCTGTTCGCTGCCCTGGAGGCGGAGCGGGACCCGAAGGTGGCGTCACACCTGCTGTTCCTGCTCCAGCGATCGCGTGACGAACGGCTGCTCGGTCCGGCCTCGCGCTGGCTGAGCGACGAGCGGGCGGGACCATCAGCCGCCGCTGCTCTGGCGGCTGTCGGCGGCAAGTCAGCCACGAGGCTCCTGCGGGCTCAGCTCACCGATCCGACAACGGCCCCCGGTACGCTCGCTGCAGCAGCAACGGCCTACGGCGATATGGGCAGATGGGATGCCGTGTGGCTGCTGCTGCCCCTGCTGGACCATGCCCGGCCCGAGGTGTACGAAGGTGCGCTGCGCGGCCTCGACGCCCTGGCCGACGCCGGGTTCCGGCCGTGGGAACGCGCGGCAGTCGCCCGGAGGCTGGTGGCCCGCCTCGGCCTCAACAGCACCCTGGTCGGCGTGGCAGAAAGAGTCCTCACGGGCCTGACGGAAGCCCTGCCCGGTCTGCGGAAACTGGTGGACCGGACCACCTCACCCATGGTCCGAGCCGCCGCGCTCGCACTCCTGGACCCGCACAACGCGACGGACGCCGGCACCCCGCACGATCTGCCGCTCTTCGTGCGGCACTTGGACGACGAGAACACGTGGGTGCGCAAGACCGCCGCCGAGGGGATCGCCCACTGGGTGGAGGAGACGGGCACACTCCCCCCGGGCGAGGAGCGGCTGCGCGACCGGCTCACCGCCCTGGACTCGGATCCATCCGAATTCGTACGCGAGGCGGCGGCCCAGGCGCTGCGGGCCCTGGACGACTGGTGCGGGGCTGCGGGCGGCGGACCCAGGGGATGTCATCCTCCGGGTCCGTGACCCGGCCCAAGCTTCGGGCTTGCTCGCCAGGGCGACCACCACGCACTGCGTCTCCGGCAAGAAGTCGCACGACAGCACCCCGTCGCGCTCCGACAACCCACCACCGCCTGGCCGAAACCGCATGGTCGGACGTCAGCCTCCATAGCTCTGTCCGCGCCGTGCAAAACCTCGGACACACGCGCCCAGCGGGCCCGTCATCCCGGACTGCGGGAGCTCCGCTCCCCGCACCCACCACCGATTGTCAGTGATCGCCGCTAACGTTCCTCACATCGTCGCACTGACGCCGGGGCGTAACCGGCTGAACTGTGCTTTCTTCTTGCTGACTTGATGGCGAAGGCGGGGACTCGTGGGTTGGCTCTCGGCGGGTGAAGGGTATGAAGTCGCCCTGGTGGACGGGCGGGTGGCGGCGCGTGCCACAGCGGGCCGGGCAGCGGGGCGGCAGCTTAAATCTCTGCCGCGCGCGCTGCGCGACCATCCTGAGGTGGACCGGTTGCGGCGGTTCGCCGAATGGCTGGATCGGCATGCCACGGCGTGCGTCGCTCAGGTCGACTCCTGGATGGTGTCGTCCCTTCCCGTCCCCACCGGTCTGCTGGCCCGGGTGTGGCCGGACGAGGCCTGGCAGTCGGCGCTGCGCGACCTCGCCGTCGTGGGCGACGACCCCGACGAGGTCGGTTTCCTGCGCGGGGCCACCGAGGACGGCGAACTGCGCGTGGTGAACCTGGACGGCGAGACGGTACGGCTGTCCCCGCGCACGGTCACGCTGCCGCACCCGGTGCTGCTCCCGGACCTCGACGACATCCGCGAGTTCGCCGCGGAGCTGGGCATCGTGCAGCGCGTGGAGCAGATCCACCGCGCGACGTGGCAGCGCCCCGACGACCTCGACCCGAAGGCCACCGAGATACGGGAGTTCAGCGGAGGCTCCTTCCGTTCCCGCTTCGCCCTTGCCGCACGGGCGAGTTCGCTCGGCTACCGCGTTTCGGGGGGCTACTCCACGGCCCGGGTCCGCGACGGCGACCGCACCGTGGAGGCCAGTGTGTGGATCGGCGAGCCGTACTGGGAGGACACGGTGGAGACCGGTGGCCTCACCTGGCAGGACGACAACGGCCGCGCCCTGCCGATGCGGGAGGTGGGCCCGGTGGCCTGGTCGGAGGGGATGCGGATGGCTGCGGCGCTGTACGCCGGGCGCACGATCGAGGAAGGCAAGAACGCATGAGCGGGGGGACGCAGGTGTCGTACGAGGAACTGCTGACGGCGGGCGCGGTCCTGCCGCCGGACATTGAGGAGGCCGGCGAGCGGGCGGTGCCGCTGACGGCACGCTCCTACCGACACCCGGGCCTCGACGACCGTGTCGTGGTCCGGCTGGTGGCCGGTGAGCTGGGCGCCGCCGAGGACCTGGCGGCCGGTTTCCTCGGCCTGGAACCGGCCGCGGAGCCGGCCGTCGTGGGCCTCGGACTGCGGCAGTCGCTGGGCTTTCCCGAATGGGTGCTGGTACACCACCCCGAGGACGGCCACCACGCCCTGGGCGTCGTCCCGGACCTGGAGCGGGCGGCCCGGCAGGCCAAGTCCCGCCCGAAGGCCGCGCTGGACGCCTACCTGGAACTCGGTGGGCGGCTGGCCGCGTCGGTGCCGCACTTCCTGCCGACCTTCTACGAGCAGGCGGGCCGGGTGTTTCTCGCCGAGGAGAACGCCACCTACGCCGCCCAGTTGTTCACCCGCGCCCGCAAGGCGGAGGCGGAGCACGGACTGGCGGTGGAGGAGGACCGGCTGGACGCGGTGTTCCTGGAGTTCGCGCTGGCCGGCGCGCTGCCGGTGAAGGTGCTCTCCGCCTACGGGAAGGACCTGGCGGGCCGGGTCTCCGCCGAGGAGGCGCTGGAGCGCTTCACCCGTCTGTGCCTGCGCCGCACCGCGGGCGGCCTGCCGCCATCCGCCCAGATGGCCAATGACCTGCGGAAGCTGGCCCGCGGCGCCGGCCGGGACGCCGACCGGGCCGAGCAGGACTACCTGGCCGAGCTGCTCGCCCTGCCGGCCACACTGCGTGCCACGGGCGGCTGGTGGAAGGGCCACCGGGCCGCACTGGTGGCACTGGCCGAGCGGGAACCGCGGGTGCGGGGCACCCTGCTGGACATGCTCCCCGCCGGCCCGGACGCGGACATGCCCGCGATGTGGCTCGAGGTCTTGGAGACATCCGGCGCCACGACGGGACTGTGGGACGACTCCCTTCCCGCCCAACAGCGGCCGAGCGACGGCACCGTGGGCTGGCTGGAGCGCTTCCTGGCGTTCCGGGAGCGGGCCCGGTCCTGGCGCAGCTCCACTCGGCTGCCGGAGCTGTACCCGCTGGTGGAGCGGGTCGCGGCCCTGCTGCGCGCCGAACTCACCGCGTCCGGGCGCGGGTTGAGGGTCACGCACGACATCGACCTGATCGACCTGCTGCTGTCCCTGGACGTGCCGGTCGCAGCTCCCGGCAAGAACCAGGAGCTGCCGCTGACGGCATGGGCCATCGGGGAGGGACAGCGGGAGCTGAGCTTCCTCGGCGCCGACGCGCGGTTCCGCGACGCGTTCCTGGACGGCGCCGACCGTTTCCACCAGGGCGACCAGGCGCTGCGTGCCCTCCGTCTGCTGGCGGCCTCGCCCGGCGGCCGCCCCTGGCTGACGGAGTGGGTCAGCAGGGTGGTGCGACAGTTCACTGTGGTGGGCCTGCCCGGACTGCCCCACGCGCTGAACCGGCTCGGGTGGCTGCCCGCCGAGGCGCTGGCGCTGGCCGAGGACGACGTCCGCGCCGCCGTCGGCACCGACCTCGCGCCGGTGCTGGCCCGCACCCTGCAAGCCGGACTCTTCGACGAACTGAGCTGGCCGGCCTGGGAGGAGGCGACGGCCGAACTCGTCGCCAAGGACCGGGTGGAGGACATCGTGGTCGCCGACGCCTGGCCCCATCTCGTGGTGGCCGGCACGACCCAGGCCCGTGTGATCGGCGCCGACGGCACGCTGCTCACCCACGACCTGCGTCTGCCGGCGAACGACGTCTCGGGCGACCCGGGCTTCCATCACGTGGACGGCGAACTTCTCGTGTACTGGAACTCCCGCAGAGACGGCCTGCGCGGGTACTGGCACTCGCGCGCCGACCGCGTCGAGTCCCTCAAGGGTGCGCACGCCACGCGCGGCACCGAGATGGACTGGTACCGCGGTGACTTCCCGATCACGCTGCCCCTGCCGGACGGTGGCCGGACCACCGGTCGCGGAGTGGTGCACGCCGGGGACACCACCCTGCCCGACGAACGGCCGCTGCTCTTCGACGGATCGTCCTACTGGGTGTGGCATGCGGACTCCGAGGACCGGGCGGCGCACGGCTGGTACGAGTACGACCCGGCGACGAACGAGCGCGGGCGGATGAGCAAGCCCGCCTTCCTCGCCGACGCCCTGCGCGACGCTCCCGCGGGAAGCAGTTACGTGGGCGGCAGACTGCGCCTGTCCCCCACCACCGACACCACCCCCACCTGCGCTCCCGTGGACGGTCTGGTCGGCCTGCGGATGATCGAGCTGCCCGACGGGTCACATCGGGCGGAGGACCTCGCCGGGCGGTGCCTCACCCTGCCCGCCGAGGCCGGTGTGCCCGACGCGCTGGTCGTCTTCCCGGGCGCGGACCGGGCCACGGCCGTCGTCCGCGACAACTGGCAGCTCCGCCTGGTCGACGCCGACGGCGTCCACACCGCCTGGGCCAAGACCGACCGTACCCCCGGTGACTTCGGCGAGGGCACCCTGCTGTTGCCTCCCGTGCAGTTCTGGGAGTGCCTGACGGCCCGTGACCCGCAGGCGTCGAAGGCGCTGCGGACCGTCGACCGGGACACGGCCGCGGCCCTGCTGACCGCCGCGGCCGACGAGGACGCACAGGCGCTGACCGACGCCATCCGCACCCTCCTCCCGGTCAGCCACGACGCGCTCGTGAAGGGCATCGCCGGAGTCGCCCGTTACGCCGCGGCCCAGCAGGCGGTGCTGGACGCGGCGGCCACGCGGCTGACCCGCGCTCTGGAAGGCGGCCTGGAGGAAGAAGGGCCGGCAGGACCGGCGGACACCAAGCTCATGGCGGCGATGAACGGGCTGGGCTCGTCCCGCAGCTACTGGTGGAACAGGGACGACGAGTCCGACACTGTCTTCCGCGCTCTGCGTGTCCTGGCCCGGGCCGTCGGAGTCGCCGACACCGCCCTGCCCGACCTCGCGGATGTCCGCCTGCACCTCGACGGTCACCCCCTGCCCTCCGGACAACCCGACCTGGCAACCCTGCTGGAGAGGACGACCGCACTGGCCTTCCGGGCCGCCTGCGCCACCACCGCCCAGGAGGACCGCGAGGTCCTGTGCACCCTTCTCGCCGAGTTCGACCGTCTCGGTCTGACACCGGACGACTCCACCGCCTGGCGCAAGGTGCACCTGCACCTGGAGGCGGCGCAGCTGCGCACGGCGACGGGCGGATGGCGCGACGGCGCCTGGAACGGGGTGCTCCCACTGGCCGACAGCGCTTTCATCGCCGTCACGAGCCGCAACTCGCTCGACGACGACGGCGCCTGCTTCACGGGCTACTTCCATGACCCGGCCGGACGGTTCGAGTCACCCCTGCCCTACCAGGTGCTTCGGTCGGGGCCACTGGGCGAGAACCCGGTCCCGGGCCGGATCCGGACGTTCCTCGCCGAACTGGCCGAGCGCGGCCCGGCCCCCTGGTTCCCCGAGGCCGCCGAGGAGTTCGCCCGTCTGACCGGCGTGACCGAGACGGTGGCCCGGCTCGTCGTGGCCGGTCTGCCGGGGATCGACGTCTACGAGCGCAACTTCCTCACACCGGGGGCACGCACCCTCATCGGGGTGAAGGTGGCCCCGGCGGCGGTCGCCAAGGACGAACTGCACGGCGTCGACAGCGCGGTGCGGGCCGCCGTCGTGGGCGCCCTGCTGCCCGCCGAGCCCGGCCGCCTGTGGACCGAGGGCCCGGACGTGGCAAGCGCCGCCGCGGTGTGGAACGCCAAGGTGGGCAAGCGGGTGGCTGTCCCGGAGGCATTGCTCGGTGACGCGATCCGCGCGTTCCGCCACCCCTCCTGGCCGATCCGGCAGGCGCTGCCCGC from Streptomyces sp. CC0208 carries:
- a CDS encoding DUF2252 domain-containing protein; amino-acid sequence: MTENHLDGRELRHRTPQERAALGKAARAAVPRSSHAEFAPGPKRPDPLEIIGEQSATRLPELVPVRYGRMSESPFRFYRGAAAIMASDLAETPRTGFRTQLCGDAHMLNFRLLASPERRLMFDINDFDETLPGPWEWDVKRLAASFVIAGRANGFSTKERAAIVRATVRSYRENMRAFAGMGNLAVWYAQFDEKWVEERFGEDVSARGRDRWTQALAKARSHDTLQVFDKLTVVVDGKRRITPDPPLITRLEDLLPDERRGQLEQQITRLIERYGKTLQSDRRFLLDQYRVADMARKVVGVGSVGTRCWIVLLLGRDDEDPLFLQAKEADESVLAAHVGPTAYPTQGERVVSGQRLMQATSDIFLGWERVEGLDGRRRDFYVRQLRDWKWVAVAEDMVPRGMRTFGALCGVTLARAHARSGDRIAIAAYLGGGDSFDRALVTFAERYADQNERDHQALVDAISAGRLPTEAA
- a CDS encoding PPOX class F420-dependent oxidoreductase, giving the protein MTQGPAPRSLSNEALSDLLARQQFGTLATVKQSGHPHLTTMLYSWDPEARIVRLSTTADRIKVKHLQRNPRAALHVQGDDVWSFAVAEGTAEASELTTVPGDAVGRELLAMIPTAAKPEDEDAFLNQLVAERRIVIRLRVERLYGTALDING
- a CDS encoding aldo/keto reductase — translated: MKTFILPGTDMVVPNVVLGLMRIQDMTDDAVRTLVNTARDTGITFLDHADVYGSDDHGCERRFAEAMKLSSSEREQFVIQSKAGIVKDGPYFDFSHHHIIESVNGSLQALGTDYLDILLLHRPDALVEPEEVARAFDELSAAGKVRAFGVSNQTPRQLDLLRKHVTQPIVANQLQLSITHAPMIAQGVAANMQDLDQSVVRDDGIVDYCRLHDITIQAWSPFQAGFFDGPFLGSERFPELNAVIDRLSDKYSVPAEAIAVAWITRHPAQMQVVLGTTTPERVTAAALGSDIPLTRSEWYELFRAAGYKVP
- a CDS encoding HEAT repeat domain-containing protein, with the translated sequence MTTEHQVAFFLRELETGDTWRRAAAAKGLGKTGAAEHAVVLVRAATDPAPEVREGAAVGLGRLGVSAGLAETLSTLMDDDDPWVRRKASLASIRLGLRDREVVNAYGRLLGDPDYHLRINALEALRELGVPGDGPALVRLMGDPIPGVRDRAHAMVLEFREAPDIEAEVVRTALCGEDDARVLALWMLPDQHVDRLLPSLLKDLTGGPSTEVRCAVVFRLTRVKRPEVRDALFAALEAERDPKVASHLLFLLQRSRDERLLGPASRWLSDERAGPSAAAALAAVGGKSATRLLRAQLTDPTTAPGTLAAAATAYGDMGRWDAVWLLLPLLDHARPEVYEGALRGLDALADAGFRPWERAAVARRLVARLGLNSTLVGVAERVLTGLTEALPGLRKLVDRTTSPMVRAAALALLDPHNATDAGTPHDLPLFVRHLDDENTWVRKTAAEGIAHWVEETGTLPPGEERLRDRLTALDSDPSEFVREAAAQALRALDDWCGAAGGGPRGCHPPGP
- a CDS encoding DUF4132 domain-containing protein: MGWLSAGEGYEVALVDGRVAARATAGRAAGRQLKSLPRALRDHPEVDRLRRFAEWLDRHATACVAQVDSWMVSSLPVPTGLLARVWPDEAWQSALRDLAVVGDDPDEVGFLRGATEDGELRVVNLDGETVRLSPRTVTLPHPVLLPDLDDIREFAAELGIVQRVEQIHRATWQRPDDLDPKATEIREFSGGSFRSRFALAARASSLGYRVSGGYSTARVRDGDRTVEASVWIGEPYWEDTVETGGLTWQDDNGRALPMREVGPVAWSEGMRMAAALYAGRTIEEGKNA